The Vitis riparia cultivar Riparia Gloire de Montpellier isolate 1030 chromosome 10, EGFV_Vit.rip_1.0, whole genome shotgun sequence genome includes a region encoding these proteins:
- the LOC117924178 gene encoding stigma-specific STIG1-like protein 1, with the protein MKSLKLVILMLALLLVMAAVRSVSSAEEEDFMFDLDQDDSIAAEAENSDQLPLLESEQPISLRGTSRFLTEAARIKVTCDKYPTVCHAKGSAGKYCCKKKCVNVRTDRLNCGACGKKCRYSEICCKGECVNPSSDRRNCGGCGKKCKKGSLCVHGMCSYS; encoded by the coding sequence ATGAAGTCCCTAAAGCTCGTTATTCTCATGCTGGCCCTGCTCTTGGTCATGGCTGCTGTACGCTCAGTCTCATCAGCTGAAGAAGAagacttcatgtttgatctagACCAGGATGACAGCATCGCTGCTGAAGCTGAAAATTCTGATCAACTTCCATTACTTGAAAGCGAGCAGCCGATATCGCTTAGGGGGACTAGCCGCTTTCTGACGGAGGCGGCCCGGATCAAGGTGACGTGCGACAAGTATCCTACAGTATGCCATGCCAAGGGAAGTGCAGGGAAGTACTGCTGCAAGAAGAAGTGTGTGAATGTGAGGACGGACAGGCTCAACTGTGGGGCGTGTGGGAAGAAGTGTAGGTACTCTGAGATTTGCTGCAAAGGGGAGTGCGTCAACCCTTCTTCAGACAGGAGGAATTGTGGGGGCTGCGGCAAGAAGTGTAAGAAAGGGAGTCTCTGCGTGCATGGGATGTGCAGCTACTCGTAG